The following is a genomic window from Desulfofarcimen acetoxidans DSM 771.
TTATAGACATAGAGGGCCACAGGCTGGAACCCAAAGTAAAAGAGGCGCTGGAGGAAATAAGGACAGTAGCGCAGGCAGTCAGGGTACTGGGTACTTACAGATCGGCTGTCAAAGTTGAGACGGCTAAAAGAAGTGTCTTTGAACCGACGCTGGACGATTTAAGGCAGGAGATAGATATGATCGATGACCAAATCATAGAACTGCTGGGACGTCGTACCCGTACGGTGGATAAGGTTGGCAATTTTAAGAAGGTGGGCAGTGTGCGTGATCCCGAAAGAGAGAGCCGCGTATTGGAAAAACTGAGAAAACTGGCTGAGATAAAGGGCTTTGATCCTGATGTTATATCAAAGGTCTATAGAATATTATTTGACCATTTCGTTAGTTTGCAACAGAAGAAGGTTGATTCAGGGCAATAAGATAATCGAAGAATAGGTTGTTTTATAAAGCTTATTCTTTTCATCATAAAAAATCATACCTAAAAAGTAACTTTAGCTTGAAATAAAATTTGGCTTAGTATATAATTTTGTTAATCAAATAGTATAAGATATTCCAAGTGTTTTTTAGTTGAGAAGAGTAAAGTTGAGTGAGTTTCATGAGTAGAGCTGAGATGAGTACGGTATATCTGTCAGTATACAGCCGTCTCTCATTTGAGTACGGTTTTTTATTTTGCGCTGGATGGAAGTGATTGTATATTATGATAAAACCTGGTTACGAGGAATATCTCAGACTGAGTGCTGATTATAACCTGATACCTGTATATACAGATTGTGAAGCGGATACTGAAACGCCCAACACGGTTTATTTAAAGACAGTCGGTGATGGCCATGGCTGCCTGCTGGAAAGCGTAAACGGTGGGGAGAATGTGGGGAGGCACTCCTTTATCTGCCTGAAGCCCTTTTTGACTTACAGGGGATCTAATACGGAAGGTGAACTGACCTATCCCGGCGGATTGAAAAAAGCTGTTGTTGGTTCACCCCATAAGGTGTTGCAGGGCCTGATGGACAGTTATAGAATTCCTTCCTTTCCTGAACTGATCGAATTTTCCGGCGGGGCGGTTGGCTATATAGGCTATGATGTTGTGCGTTCCGTCGAGGAGTTGCCTGAGCTGTTGCCGGAAGACGATTCATTGCCTTTGTGTATGATGTTTTTTCCTTCGGTGATTTTATGCTACGACCATGTTTGCCGCAGTATGAAAATTGTAGCCAATGTTCCGGTAGGTGATGACCCGGCACAGTCATATGAGCAGTCTCTGGAGCTAATTAAGGCTGTGAAGCAGGATTTGCAGAAACCGCTGGTTTTACCGGGGGATAATTTCGAGCAGGAAAAGCGGTCACCCGCCGCCGGTCTTGAGGAGATAGTATCTGAGCCGGGCAAAGAATTATTTATGGAGATGGTAGAACAGGCTCTGGAATATATCAGAGCCGGGGATATCATTCAAGTTGTTTTATCCCGCCGCTATTCAACGCCGCAGAGGGAGGAGCCTTTCAGTATCTTTAGAAAGCTGCGTCGTTTAAACCCTTCGCCTTATATGTACTTTATGGATTTCGGTGATCCTGTGGTGGTAGGGTCTTCGCCTGAGATGTTGGTTAAGGTGCATAACGGCCAGGTCCTCACTCATCCCATTGCCGGAACCAGACCGAGAGGCAAGAACGGTGCTCAGGACAGTGAACTAGCTAAAGATTTATTGGCTGACGAGAAGGAGCGGGCGGAACACCTGATGCTGGTGGATCTGGGACGCAATGACATAGGCAGAGTCAGTTTGCCCGGTACGGTTGAGGTGGCCCGTTTTATGGAAATAGAAAAGTTTTCTCACGTAATGCATATAGTATCTACCGTTCAGGGGAGGCTTTTGCCGGAAAAAACACCTTTGGATGCCTTAATGGCCTGTTTTCCTGCCGGCACAGTCAGCGGGGCGCCTAAAATCAGAGCCATGAGTATTATAGAGGAGTTGGAACCGATGCGGCGCGGTATCTATGCCGGCGCTGTCGGCTATATCGGCTTTAATAACACTATGGATACGGCTATTGCCATCAGAACAATTGTTGTAAATAAAGGCAAATGCTATGTGCAGGCAGGGGCTGGTATTGTTGCCGATTCAGAACCGGAAAAAGAGTATGTGGAAACGCAAAACAAAGCCGGAGCCCTTTTGCGGGTGTTGGGTTATTAGTTTACGAGAAAAGATGAGTTAGGAATAATGAGCCGAGGTGAGCCGAATGATTTTAATGATTGACAATTATGACTCCTTTACCTATAACCTGGTGCAGTATTTTGCCAAACTGGGTGAACGGGTTACAGTAGTGCGCAACGATAAAATAACTCTGACGGAAGTAAAATCTATGAAACCGGAAGGCATAGTCATCTCCCCCGGTCCGGGGAACCCGGACAGTGCCGGTATCTCTCTGGAATTGGTGAAAAACTTTTCCGGCCGTCTGCCCATTTTGGGTGTTTGCCTGGGGCACCAGGTTATCGGGCAGGCTTTTGGCGGCCGGGTTGTGCGGGCGGCCAGGCTGATGCATGGCAAGACCTCTGCTGTGGTTCATGATGGGGAGACAATATTTAATCAAGTGCCTACTCCCTTTACTGCGGTGCGCTACCACTCGCTTTTGGTGGAAAAAGAATCGCTGCCTGATTGCCTGGAGATTACTGCCTGGACGGAGCAGGGAGAGATTATGGGGCTAAGACATAAAGTATACCCGGTGGAAGGAGTTCAGTTCCATCCTGAATCAATGCTTTCGGAATATGGCATGGATATGCTGGCCAATTTTTTAAATATGGTTCAGAAACATAAAGAGTACCGCATCATAGAAAAGGTTGTTTAGCTGAGGGGAGGAGAGCTTAGTGAAAGCTATTTTAGAGAAAGTGATTGCCGGAGAGCCTCTGACTGAGGAAGAGTCCAGTTATGCTATGAACCTGATTATGGAAGGAGAGGCAACTCCGGCTCAAATAGCCGCGCTCTTGACAGCACTGCGTTTAAAAGGCGAGACTGTGGATGAGATAACCGGCTTTGCCAGAGTGATGAGGCAAAAGGCGACTGTAGTGGAAGCCGATTTTCCCATGCTGTTGGATACCTGTGGTACCGGTGGTGACGGTTCCAATACTTTTAATATTTCTACCACGGCTGCCCTGGTGCTGGCCGGCGCCGGTGTTAAGATAGCCAAACACGGCAACCGGGCTGCTACAAGCAAGTGCGGCAGTGCTGATGTGTTAGAGAAACTGGGTGTTAACCTGGAACTGGAGCCTCAGGAAATTACTGATTGCCTTAATAAGGTCGGTATAGGCTTTTTATTCGCACCCGCCCTGCATAAGGCCATGAAGCATGCTATCGGACCGCGTCGTGAATTAGGCTTTCGTACAGTATTCAACGTTCTCGGTCCATTGACTAACCCGGCGGGTGCCAAAGCGCATGTGCTGGGAGTATACAGCAAGGATTTGACAGAAATTATGGCCAGTGTTCTGGCCAGGCTGGGAGTTTTCAGAGCATTTGTAGTTCACGGGGCGGGAGGTCTTGATGAAATGTCCCCGGCCGGGTTGACAGAGGTCAGTGAGGTAAAGGACGGACAGGTTGTTTCCTATCAAATTGATCCTGCGGACTACGGCTTCAGACCGGCTAAAGTCAGCCAATTGGCAGGGGGAACGCCGGAGGAAAACGCTGCTATTACAACCAGTGTGCTGTCCGGGGAAAGAGGCCCTCGTCGGGATGCGGTAGTGTTAAATGCCGCCCTTGGTTTCATGGCGGCAGGCTATGCGGAAGATTTTGCTGCCGGGGTAGACCTGGCGAATAAGAGTATAGACAATGGTTATGCTTTGAAAAAATTAATCGAACTGGTGGAGTTTACATCACAGTATAAAAAGAAGCTGGTGGCAGGTTTATGAGAGAACTTCGGGGTATCCTGAAAGAGATTATAGAGCACAAAATTTTTGAATTGAAGAGTCAAAAAGAGAGAATTACTCCGGCTGAAATGCAGGCGGGAGCGGAAAAAATATCTGCAGCAGCAAAAAAGCGGGCTAAAGCCAAGTCTTTTTATCGGGCGCTGAAAAAGCCGGGTGAAATGTCTATCATTGCCGAGGTTAAAAGAAAGTCTCCTTCCAGGGGGTTGTTAAGAGCTGATTTCAACCCGGCAGAGATAATCAAATCCTATACTGACGCAGGAGCTTCAGCCCTGTCAATTTTGACTGACGAAAAGTTTTTCGGCGGCAGTTCTCAATACTTAAAGCTCGGTGCGGAGATAACACACTTGCCTCTGCTGAGAAAAGACTTTATTATAGATGAGTATCAAATATATGAAGCGGCTGTTCTGGGTGCTTACTCCGTTCTTTTAATAGCCAGGGTACTTCACCCTAAAACCTTAAAAAGATTTTATGCTCTGGCAAAAGAACTGGGTTTGGATGCCCTGGTAGAAATCCATGGAGAAGCGGAATTGACTGCGGTTCTGGAAGCGGGGGTCAGGATCGTGGGTATAAATAACCGCAATCTGGAGACTTTTCAAACCGATATCAATCACACCCTGCGTATGAGAGAAAAAATTACGGTTCCGGAGATTGTAGTGGTCAGTGAAAGCGGTATTAAAACTTATGCTGACATACTGACCTTGAAATCAGCGGGTGTGGACGCCGTTCTGGTAGGAGAGAGCTTTATGGTTCATCCTGATGTAGGTGCTGCTGTAAGAGAACTGAGGGGTGCATAAAATGCCTGGAACAGTGCGGGTTAAAATCTGCGGCATAATGAGCGAGGAAATAGCAGGGGCGGCAGTAGCCGCCGGAGCCGATGCACTGGGCTTTGTCTTTGCTCAGAGCAGGCGCCGTGTAACTGCGGAAAGGGCCAGACAAATCATTGCCACAGTACCTCCTTTTATCAGCCGGGCAGGTGTTTTTGTTGATTCCTCCCCGCAAGAAGTGTTGGATATTGTTAACTACTGCGGGTTGGACTCTGTGCAGCTGCACGGTGAAGAAGACCTGGCTGAGTACAAGGCTTTACTGCACCGGACGGTTAAAGTTATTCTTTCCTGCCGGGTCAAGGGTGAGGAGTCGGTAAGCGGTGTGCTTAAATCAGCGGCAGATGCTTATTTGTTTGACACCTATAAGAAGGGTATGCCCGGTGGGACAGGTGAGGTTTTTGACTGGCGGATTTTAAAGAGCTTCACTTTTCCGGCACCGGTGATACTTTCCGGCGGCTTAAATACGGAAAACGTGGCGATGGCAGTCGAGACTGTAAAGCCCTTTGCCGTGGATGTTTCCAGCGGTGTGGAGACTGACGGTGTAAAAGATGTAGAAAAAATAAAAACCTTTATTAAACAGGCGAAAGGAGTCCATATAAATGATTGAGAAGAGATTAGCTGAGCTGAGAAAAAACGGTGAGAAAGCGTTGATTCCCTTTGTTACGGCAGGGGACCCCGATCTGCCAACTACAGTTAAGCTGGTTCTGTCTATGGCGGAAGCGGGCGCTGATGTGATTGAACTGGGAGTGCCTTTTACCGATCCGGTAGCTGACGGACCGGCTATTCAAAAAGCCTCTTTGCGTTCCCTGGCCGGGGGTACCAATCTGGCCGGTATTCTTGATTCGGTCAGGGAAATCAGGCAAAAATCTGATATACCGCTGGTGCTTATGACTTATTACAACCCGGTTTTCAGGTTTGGTATAGATAAATTTGTCGCCGAGGCGGCAGAGGCGGGAGTGAACGGCCTGATCATGCCGGATGTGCCCCTGGAGGAATCAGGACCTCTGGCAAAACCGGCCAGAGAAAAGGGTATTGACTTGATTCCCCTAGTAGCTCCCAACAGTCCGGAAGAGAGAATTAAGAAAATCACAGCCGAAGCAGGCGGGTTTATTTATTGTGTATCTTCTCTGGGTGTTACCGGGGTGCGCAAATCTATCAAGACTGACATAGCCAATTTTATCAGCCGTGTTAAAAAGTATACGGAGCTATCCGTAGCAGTGGGTTTTGGCATTTCCGGACCGGCTCAGGCGGCTGAAATGGCTGCCTATTGCGATGCGGTTATTGTGGGCAGTGCCCTGGTCAACTTGATTGAAGCTAATGCTGCTTCCGCTGAACTGGCGGAAATACTGGCCGGAAAAGTTCGCGAGTTGAAAGCTGCCATCAGCCGGAAGGAGGGTGAGGCAGTTGCCGCAGTGTAAGCTTTACAGCAGGGAGCACCAGAAAGATTCTACGGTTGTAAAAGTAGGGGATGTCAGCATAGGTGACGGTACGGTGGTTGTCATTGCCGGCCCCTGTTCGGTGGAAAACCGGGAACAGTTAGTCGGTCTGTCTGTACAGATTAAAGAAATGGGCGTTAATGTTTTGCGCGGCGGCGCTTTTAAGCCGAGAACATCCCCTTATGATTTTCAGGGTTTGGGTTTGGAAGGTTTGAAAATATTGGCTGAGGCCAGAGAAGCCTCGGGACTGCCGGTAATAACGGAAGTTATGGATATACGGCAAATGGATCTAGTTTGCCGTTATGCGGATATTATCCAAATCGGCAGCCGCAACATGCAGAATACTCCGCTCTTGAGGGAAGCAGGCAAAACCGATAAACCGGTAATGTTAAAACGCGGTTTATCCTCTACGCTGGAGGAATGGCTGCTGGCTGCCGAGTATATATTGATGAACGGCAACAAGCAGGTGATATTATGCGAACGTGGCATTCGCAGCTTTGAAACCTATACCCGCAATACCTTTGATATAAACGCTATACCGGCTATTAAGCATCTCTCCCACCTGCCTCTGATTGCCGATCCCAGCCACGGAACAGGCCGCAGGGAGTTAGTAGGCCCGGTAGCCACAGCAGCCCTGGCGGCAGGCGCGGATGGCATAATGATTGAGGTTCACCCTGATCCGTCAAAAGCTCTGTCGGACGGCGCCCAGTCATTAAGGCCGCAGGAGTTTAAGGATATGATGAACGGGTTGCGCAATTTTCGGTTATTGTTTGATAAAAAAGTATCTGCTTAATAATGGACCGTGGTATCAGTTTAACTGGTGCCGCGGTTTTTTTATTTGAGGCGGTTTTATATTATATTGTTTGTGCTATTACCTAATAAGTTAAAAATTATGAATTTCCTAATGAAATAGCATTGACATATTGAGATTGATATATTATTATAATAAAAATTAACAATAGGTTTAAATAATCTGTATTTAATCTAAGACATAATGTAATGT
Proteins encoded in this region:
- the trpE gene encoding anthranilate synthase component I, which gives rise to MIKPGYEEYLRLSADYNLIPVYTDCEADTETPNTVYLKTVGDGHGCLLESVNGGENVGRHSFICLKPFLTYRGSNTEGELTYPGGLKKAVVGSPHKVLQGLMDSYRIPSFPELIEFSGGAVGYIGYDVVRSVEELPELLPEDDSLPLCMMFFPSVILCYDHVCRSMKIVANVPVGDDPAQSYEQSLELIKAVKQDLQKPLVLPGDNFEQEKRSPAAGLEEIVSEPGKELFMEMVEQALEYIRAGDIIQVVLSRRYSTPQREEPFSIFRKLRRLNPSPYMYFMDFGDPVVVGSSPEMLVKVHNGQVLTHPIAGTRPRGKNGAQDSELAKDLLADEKERAEHLMLVDLGRNDIGRVSLPGTVEVARFMEIEKFSHVMHIVSTVQGRLLPEKTPLDALMACFPAGTVSGAPKIRAMSIIEELEPMRRGIYAGAVGYIGFNNTMDTAIAIRTIVVNKGKCYVQAGAGIVADSEPEKEYVETQNKAGALLRVLGY
- a CDS encoding anthranilate synthase component II, which encodes MILMIDNYDSFTYNLVQYFAKLGERVTVVRNDKITLTEVKSMKPEGIVISPGPGNPDSAGISLELVKNFSGRLPILGVCLGHQVIGQAFGGRVVRAARLMHGKTSAVVHDGETIFNQVPTPFTAVRYHSLLVEKESLPDCLEITAWTEQGEIMGLRHKVYPVEGVQFHPESMLSEYGMDMLANFLNMVQKHKEYRIIEKVV
- the trpD gene encoding anthranilate phosphoribosyltransferase: MKAILEKVIAGEPLTEEESSYAMNLIMEGEATPAQIAALLTALRLKGETVDEITGFARVMRQKATVVEADFPMLLDTCGTGGDGSNTFNISTTAALVLAGAGVKIAKHGNRAATSKCGSADVLEKLGVNLELEPQEITDCLNKVGIGFLFAPALHKAMKHAIGPRRELGFRTVFNVLGPLTNPAGAKAHVLGVYSKDLTEIMASVLARLGVFRAFVVHGAGGLDEMSPAGLTEVSEVKDGQVVSYQIDPADYGFRPAKVSQLAGGTPEENAAITTSVLSGERGPRRDAVVLNAALGFMAAGYAEDFAAGVDLANKSIDNGYALKKLIELVEFTSQYKKKLVAGL
- the trpC gene encoding indole-3-glycerol phosphate synthase TrpC; amino-acid sequence: MRELRGILKEIIEHKIFELKSQKERITPAEMQAGAEKISAAAKKRAKAKSFYRALKKPGEMSIIAEVKRKSPSRGLLRADFNPAEIIKSYTDAGASALSILTDEKFFGGSSQYLKLGAEITHLPLLRKDFIIDEYQIYEAAVLGAYSVLLIARVLHPKTLKRFYALAKELGLDALVEIHGEAELTAVLEAGVRIVGINNRNLETFQTDINHTLRMREKITVPEIVVVSESGIKTYADILTLKSAGVDAVLVGESFMVHPDVGAAVRELRGA
- a CDS encoding phosphoribosylanthranilate isomerase: MPGTVRVKICGIMSEEIAGAAVAAGADALGFVFAQSRRRVTAERARQIIATVPPFISRAGVFVDSSPQEVLDIVNYCGLDSVQLHGEEDLAEYKALLHRTVKVILSCRVKGEESVSGVLKSAADAYLFDTYKKGMPGGTGEVFDWRILKSFTFPAPVILSGGLNTENVAMAVETVKPFAVDVSSGVETDGVKDVEKIKTFIKQAKGVHIND
- the trpA gene encoding tryptophan synthase subunit alpha, with product MIEKRLAELRKNGEKALIPFVTAGDPDLPTTVKLVLSMAEAGADVIELGVPFTDPVADGPAIQKASLRSLAGGTNLAGILDSVREIRQKSDIPLVLMTYYNPVFRFGIDKFVAEAAEAGVNGLIMPDVPLEESGPLAKPAREKGIDLIPLVAPNSPEERIKKITAEAGGFIYCVSSLGVTGVRKSIKTDIANFISRVKKYTELSVAVGFGISGPAQAAEMAAYCDAVIVGSALVNLIEANAASAELAEILAGKVRELKAAISRKEGEAVAAV
- the aroF gene encoding 3-deoxy-7-phosphoheptulonate synthase, producing the protein MPQCKLYSREHQKDSTVVKVGDVSIGDGTVVVIAGPCSVENREQLVGLSVQIKEMGVNVLRGGAFKPRTSPYDFQGLGLEGLKILAEAREASGLPVITEVMDIRQMDLVCRYADIIQIGSRNMQNTPLLREAGKTDKPVMLKRGLSSTLEEWLLAAEYILMNGNKQVILCERGIRSFETYTRNTFDINAIPAIKHLSHLPLIADPSHGTGRRELVGPVATAALAAGADGIMIEVHPDPSKALSDGAQSLRPQEFKDMMNGLRNFRLLFDKKVSA